A region from the Arachis ipaensis cultivar K30076 chromosome B01, Araip1.1, whole genome shotgun sequence genome encodes:
- the LOC107645698 gene encoding uncharacterized protein LOC107645698 — translation MKNGSCSKFYPKEFRQRTFIDEAGFSKYRRTNNGRTVKKRECVLDNKFIISYNLELLLKFGCHINVEYTCQTSSIKYLFKYVHKGNDRVTATLYNAGDPSEATQVVDEIRNYYDCRYISACKAVWRLFGYEIQEKEPFVIRLPLHLVDEQPVVYGETSNMNDIVERAISHKSIFLGWMAANMSYFYARSLTYAEFPTKFVWKDDSSKWFPRKKGFAIGILMYLQRGCMSFRDIRTVGGTIYAMYRDACFALELLQDDKEFIDAIKEASSWALGSYRAVMNMRELTMSDDEIKQLCLMDIDKILHSYGKTLKDYPPMPLATEVDSSLLTERVIREELNFNKDDLKKNASDILAIATPEQRYAFDKIVTAVYCDEGGRTAHSRFKIPLNITEDSVCNIKPGSPQAMLLLKAKLIIWDEAPMVSRYCYEVPDKCLGDIMRCSPTYSKYLSFGGKVVVLGGDFKQILPVISRGSRQDIVHSTVNSSYLWKFCQVLKLTKNMRLSVRTIASDQDETEQFDEWLLKVSDGLIGDNMDDFFKARTILAPTLDIVKEVNNHLMAIIPGGEKLYLSSDSICMDEGNMESQLDLYGPELLNSINCSGNNVGHIALIPRMNMVPTNETVPVRFQRRYFPIIVSFAMTINKFQGQTLSHVGLCLPKPVFTHDQLYVALSRVKSKRDLKVLLMNHVEISANSTINVVYREVFEKIVF, via the exons ATGAAGAATGGATCATGTTCAAAGTTCTATCCTAAAGAGTTTAGACAGCGAACATTCATTGATGAGGCCGGATTTTCTAAATATAGGCGTACTAATAACGGTCGAACAGTGAAGAAAAGGGAATGTGTACTAGACAATAAGTTCATTATTTCGTATAATCTAGAATTGTTGCTCAAGTTCGGGTGCCACATAAATGTGGAATACACATGCCAAACAAGTTCTATTAAGTATCTGTTTAAGTATGTACACAAGGGTAATGACCGCGTAACAGCTACTCTATACAATGCTGGTGATCCGTCAGAAGCCACACAAGTTGTTGACGAAATTAGGAATTACTACGATTGTAGGTACATTTCGGCATGTAAGGCAGTCTGGCGTCTATTTGGATacgaaatccaagagaaagaaccATTTGTGATTAGACTTCCATTACATTTGGTGGATGAGCAACCTGTGGTTTATGGTGAAACTTCTAATATGAATGATATCGTCGAAAGAGCAATATCTCATAAGTCCATATTTTTGGGATGGATGGCGGCGAACATGTCATATTTCTATGCTCGAAGTCTGACTTATGCTGAGTTTCCAACCAAGTTTGTTTGGAAGGACGATTCTTCAAAGTGGTTTCCTCGAAAGAAAGGCTTCGCAATTGGAATACTCATGTACCTACAG AGAGGATGTATGAGTTTTCGAGATATAAGAACAGTAGGAGGAACAATTTATGCTATGTATAGAGATGCATGCTTCGCCCTTGAACTCTTGCAAGATGACAAAGAATTCATTGATGCAATTAAGGAAGCAAGCTCATGGGCCTTAGGATCATAT AGAGCTGTAATGAACATGAGGG AGTTAACAATGTCAGATGATGAGATTAAGCAGTTGTGCTTAATGGATATAGACAAGATCTTACATTCCTATGGTAAAACCTTGAAAGACTATCCTCCAATGCCTTTAGCAACTGAAGTTGATAGTTCTTTGTTAACCGAAAGGGTTATTAGGGAAGAGCTAAACTTTAACAAGGATGATTTAAAGAAAAATGCCTCAGACATATTAGCCATCGCAACACCTGAGCAGAGATATGCATTCGATAAAATTGTTACAGCTGTGTATTGTGATGAAGGGGG AAGAACGGCACACTCAAGGTTCAAAATACCGCTGAATATAACTGAGGATTCTGTATGTAACATCAAACCTGGTTCCCCTCAAGCAATGTTGTTGTTGAAAGCCAAACTTATAATTTGGGATGAGGCTCCAATGGTTAGTAGGTACTGCTATGAAGTGCCTGATAAATGTTTGGGTGATATCATGAGGTGTTCTCCAACATATAGCAAATATTTGTCctttggaggaaaagtggttgTACTAGGTGGAGACTTTAAACAAATTCTTCCTGTCATTTCACGAGGATCGAGACAAGATATCGTTCATTCAACCGTGAATTCGTCTTACCTTTGGAAGTTTTGTCAGGtgctcaaactaacaaaaaatatgAGACTCTCTGTAAGGACGATTGCTTCAGATCAAGATGAGACAGAGCAATTTGATGAGTGGTTATTGAAAGTTAGTGATGGTCTAATAGGTGACAATATGGATG ATTTTTTCAAAGCAAGAACTATACTGGCTCCCACACTAGACATCGTTAAAGAGGTCAACAACCATCTGATGGCTATCATTCCTGGAGGAGAAAAATTATATCTTAGTTCGGATTCCATTTGTATGGATGAAGGGAATATGGAGAGTCAGCTAGATCTCTATGGTCCTGAATTACTGAATAGCATAAATTGCTCTG GTAACAATGTTGGTCATATTGCTTTGATTCCAAGAATGAATATGGTACCAACAAATGAAACCGTCCCAGTTAGATTCCAACGAAGATATTTTCCTATAATAGTATCGTTTGCCATGACAATTAACAAGTTTCAGGGACAAACTTTATCTCATGTTGGATTGTGCTTGCCAAAACCAGTTTTTACACATGACCAACTATATGTGGCactttcaagagttaagagtaagagagatttAAAAGTTTTACTTATGAATCATGTAGAAATATCTGCAAATTCAACCATCAATGTTGTTTATAGAGAAGTCTTTGAAAAAATAGTattctaa